The following is a genomic window from Nitrospira sp..
TTTTCTGGGATCGGCCTATCTTTCTAACGGTCCAAAAACAAATGTTAAAAATCAGGAGGGCCTATGGAAAATTCATCCTTAGCCGAGAAGATCTTCTCCTCTCTAACACGTCTCGGATGCGACTTTCGGACAAAACCCTTTCGATATCTTACAGAAGCTGACCTGCAAGCCACCTTATTTGATCTCCTGAAAAAAGAGATACCCGAGGAGATTGAAGTTCCAGTCAACAACAAAACATATAAGATGCCCCTGGTCCATTCCGAGTATCACAGCAAGGTAGACCTGGCATGTTTAGATCGTGAAAGATCTGAACAAATGATAAGAGACAACCAGGGCAAGCCATGTGACAAATTTCTATGGACGCTTCCTCTTTTTATCGGAATCGAATTAAAGCTGCTGAGATATGAGTACAAGAACTACAGGGGCTTTTTTAAATCGTGCCTAAAGGACATGGAGAAGCTGGGAAAGATATCTCAGTCTAAAGATTCTAAACATTGGCTCGCCCTAGCGTTCATTCAAAATAGCGAATCAGTGGGAAGGGTTCTTGAGCAGGCAGACAACCAGCCCGAAAATGTCACAACAATTGACCAACTCGACCGCATTTATCTTATCTCCCCTAGCGGCATTCTTAGACTCCCGCAACATCCAGTGCTAAAGAGGCCCTAACAAAAAATGGGACCAATAGGAGTTATTTGTAAGCCAGCAGTTGCAAGGAGCACAAACAGAAGAGAAATGGGTCGTTGTCGACCTGGCACTACTGCGCTAAGCCTTTCCGTAAAAATAGTGGCATGGATTGCCCCCAGGAGCACAAGAGCAATAGAGTGA
Proteins encoded in this region:
- a CDS encoding hypothetical protein (Evidence 4 : Unknown function but conserved in other organisms; MaGe:77308959), which translates into the protein MENSSLAEKIFSSLTRLGCDFRTKPFRYLTEADLQATLFDLLKKEIPEEIEVPVNNKTYKMPLVHSEYHSKVDLACLDRERSEQMIRDNQGKPCDKFLWTLPLFIGIELKLLRYEYKNYRGFFKSCLKDMEKLGKISQSKDSKHWLALAFIQNSESVGRVLEQADNQPENVTTIDQLDRIYLISPSGILRLPQHPVLKRP